One Alosa alosa isolate M-15738 ecotype Scorff River chromosome 22, AALO_Geno_1.1, whole genome shotgun sequence DNA segment encodes these proteins:
- the nhlrc2 gene encoding NHL repeat-containing protein 2 isoform X1: MASYSSLTALIPAQSQLDYALEDATTDEEKESLVYQYLNKLDDKDDFKIPDFEPGLEWLNTEGPLSLAKELAGKVVVLDFFTYCCINCMHILPDLHKLEQKHSVKDGLVVVGVHSAKFPNERVLAAVRAAVLRYDISHPVVNDGEARLWHELEVACWPTLVLLGPRGNLLFSLVGEGHGPRLELFARAALKHYGAQGLIKDHAVGIRLYRDSLPTTVLSFPGKVAVDETSKRLVIADTGHHRVLVVASTGQVLCQVGGPVSGWKDGGLSEALFSSPQGVAIRGDMVYVADTENHLIRKIDLSEGKVTTLAGTGVQGTDKEGGAMGPQQPISSPWDVALGTAGGVEGGVLWIAMAGTHQIWALFLEDGKLPKGSDSKKGTCIRFAGSGNEENRNNSYPHKASFAQPSGLAPAPAEPWGCLFIADSESSTVRSLALKDGAVKLVVGGERDPMNLFAFGDTDGKGVDAKLQHPLGVAWNAGANLLYVADSYNHKIKVLDPKSKQCRTLAGTGESSDTLGPGFAESTFNEPGGLCVGDGGKLLYVADTNNHQIKVLDLQTQTVSVLPILSGDVPDAASSSTTTTAVAPPRKTPKLPKSAPVLEMHPLAVAPGQTISMELSLALPEGTKLTEEAPSFWSLSAEGNDWLLQSQAVTGDISDLSQPLSVRVDVPVAVPTTSGPDPTLTLTAWVYCCLSEGGACMMKPVAFRVPLRLDSAPQEGSVPVTLAHAFQK; this comes from the exons GTTTAGAATGGTTGAACACGGAGGGACCACTGTCTTTAGCCAAGGAGCTGGCTGGGAAAGTTGTGGTGCTCGACTTCTTCACCTACTGCTGTATCAACTGCATGCATATCCTACCCGACCTTCATAAACTGGAGCAAAAACACTCAGTTAAAG atgggttggtggtggtgggcgtCCACTCGGCCAAGTTCCCCAACGAGCGCGTGCTGGCCGCCGTGCGCGCCGCCGTCCTCCGCTATGACATCAGCCACCCGGTGGTCAACGACGGTGAGGCGCGCCTCTGGCACGAGCTGGAGGTGGCCTGCTGGCCCACGCTGGTACTGCTGGGCCCGCGGGGGAACCTGCTCTTCTCGCTGGTGGGCGAGGGCCACGGCCCGCGGCTGGAGCTCTTCGCCCGCGCCGCCCTCAAGCACTACGGCGCCCAGGGCCTCATCAAGGACCACGCCGTGGGGATCAG GCTGTACCGGGACTCCCTACCCACCACGGTGCTCTCATTTCCGGGCAAGGTGGCCGTGGACGAGACTAGCAAGAGGCTGGTCATCGCGGACACCGGGCACCACAGAGTCCTGGTCGTGGCCAGCACGGGACAGGTGCTCTGCCAGGTGGGAG GTCCTGTGAGCGGGTGGAAAGACGGCGGCCTGTCCGAGGCGCTTTTCAGCTCCCCACAGGGCGTGGCCATCAGAGGAGACATGGTGTACGTGGCTGATACGGAGAACCACCTGATCAGAAAG ATTGACCTATCAGAGGGCAAGGTCACCACGCTAGCTGGCACGGGAGTGCAGGGAACTGACAAAGAGGGCGGAGCCATGGGACCACAACAGCCAATCAGCTCACCCTGGGATGTGGCCCTGGGAACTGCAG GCGGCGTAGAGGGTGGTGTGCTGTGGATCGCCATGGCTGGGACTCACCAGATCTGGGCACTGTTCCTAGAGGACGGCAAACTGCCCAAAGGAAG TGACTCCAAGAAGGGCACCTGCATCCGCTTCGCCGGTAGTGGCAATGAGGAGAACCGCAACAACTCCTACCCGCACAAGGCCAGCTTCGCCCAGCCGTCGGGCCTGGCGCCGGCCCCCGCCGAGCCCTGGGGCTGCCTGTTCATCGCCGACAGTGAGAGCAGCACGGTGCGCAGCCTGGCCCTCAAGGACGGAGCGGTCAAGCTTGTGGTGGGCGGAGAGAGGGACCCTATG AATCTCTTTGCATTCGGCGACACAGACGGCAAAGGAGTGGACGCCAAGCTCCAGCATCCCCTGGGAGTGGCATGGAACGCTGGCGCCAACCTCCTGTACGTGGCCGACTCGTACAACCACAAG ATAAAGGTGTTGGACCCAAAGAGCAAGCAGTGCCGAACGCTTGCAGGTACCGGCGAGTCCAGCGACACCTTGGGACCCGGCTTCGCCGAGTCCACCTTCAACGAGCCGGGGGGACTGTGTGTCGGGGACGGCGGCAAGCTGCTGTACGTGGCCGACACCAACAACCACCAGATCAAGGTGCTGGACCTGCAGACCCAGACCGTGTCAGTG TTGCCTATTTTGTCTGGGGACGTGCCTGATGCCGcaagcagcagcaccaccaccaccgctgtCGCCCCTCCCAGGAAGACCCCCAAGCTGCCCAAGTCGGCGCCCGTGCTGGAGATGCACCCGCTGGCTGTGGCCCCTGGCCAGACCATCAGCATGGAGCTCAGCCTGGCACTGCCCGAGGGCACCAAACTGACCGAAGAGGCCCCCAGCTTCTGGAGCCTGTCTGCTGAAG GTAACGATTGGCTACTTCAGTCGCAGGCCGTCACCGGCGACATCTCCGACCTCTCCCAGCCCCTCTCTGTGCGCGTTGACGTTCCGGTCGCCGTGCCGACGACCTCCGGCCCCGACCCCACCCTGACCCTGACCGCCTGGGTGTACTGCTGCCTTAGCGAGGGCGGCGCCTGCATGATGAAGCCGGTGGCCTTCCGCGTGCCCCTGCGCCTGGACTCCGCCCCTCAGGAGGGTTCCGTGCCCGTCACGCTGGCCCACGCCTTCCAGAAGTAG
- the nhlrc2 gene encoding NHL repeat-containing protein 2 isoform X2: MHILPDLHKLEQKHSVKDGLVVVGVHSAKFPNERVLAAVRAAVLRYDISHPVVNDGEARLWHELEVACWPTLVLLGPRGNLLFSLVGEGHGPRLELFARAALKHYGAQGLIKDHAVGIRLYRDSLPTTVLSFPGKVAVDETSKRLVIADTGHHRVLVVASTGQVLCQVGGPVSGWKDGGLSEALFSSPQGVAIRGDMVYVADTENHLIRKIDLSEGKVTTLAGTGVQGTDKEGGAMGPQQPISSPWDVALGTAGGVEGGVLWIAMAGTHQIWALFLEDGKLPKGSDSKKGTCIRFAGSGNEENRNNSYPHKASFAQPSGLAPAPAEPWGCLFIADSESSTVRSLALKDGAVKLVVGGERDPMNLFAFGDTDGKGVDAKLQHPLGVAWNAGANLLYVADSYNHKIKVLDPKSKQCRTLAGTGESSDTLGPGFAESTFNEPGGLCVGDGGKLLYVADTNNHQIKVLDLQTQTVSVLPILSGDVPDAASSSTTTTAVAPPRKTPKLPKSAPVLEMHPLAVAPGQTISMELSLALPEGTKLTEEAPSFWSLSAEGNDWLLQSQAVTGDISDLSQPLSVRVDVPVAVPTTSGPDPTLTLTAWVYCCLSEGGACMMKPVAFRVPLRLDSAPQEGSVPVTLAHAFQK, encoded by the exons ATGCATATCCTACCCGACCTTCATAAACTGGAGCAAAAACACTCAGTTAAAG atgggttggtggtggtgggcgtCCACTCGGCCAAGTTCCCCAACGAGCGCGTGCTGGCCGCCGTGCGCGCCGCCGTCCTCCGCTATGACATCAGCCACCCGGTGGTCAACGACGGTGAGGCGCGCCTCTGGCACGAGCTGGAGGTGGCCTGCTGGCCCACGCTGGTACTGCTGGGCCCGCGGGGGAACCTGCTCTTCTCGCTGGTGGGCGAGGGCCACGGCCCGCGGCTGGAGCTCTTCGCCCGCGCCGCCCTCAAGCACTACGGCGCCCAGGGCCTCATCAAGGACCACGCCGTGGGGATCAG GCTGTACCGGGACTCCCTACCCACCACGGTGCTCTCATTTCCGGGCAAGGTGGCCGTGGACGAGACTAGCAAGAGGCTGGTCATCGCGGACACCGGGCACCACAGAGTCCTGGTCGTGGCCAGCACGGGACAGGTGCTCTGCCAGGTGGGAG GTCCTGTGAGCGGGTGGAAAGACGGCGGCCTGTCCGAGGCGCTTTTCAGCTCCCCACAGGGCGTGGCCATCAGAGGAGACATGGTGTACGTGGCTGATACGGAGAACCACCTGATCAGAAAG ATTGACCTATCAGAGGGCAAGGTCACCACGCTAGCTGGCACGGGAGTGCAGGGAACTGACAAAGAGGGCGGAGCCATGGGACCACAACAGCCAATCAGCTCACCCTGGGATGTGGCCCTGGGAACTGCAG GCGGCGTAGAGGGTGGTGTGCTGTGGATCGCCATGGCTGGGACTCACCAGATCTGGGCACTGTTCCTAGAGGACGGCAAACTGCCCAAAGGAAG TGACTCCAAGAAGGGCACCTGCATCCGCTTCGCCGGTAGTGGCAATGAGGAGAACCGCAACAACTCCTACCCGCACAAGGCCAGCTTCGCCCAGCCGTCGGGCCTGGCGCCGGCCCCCGCCGAGCCCTGGGGCTGCCTGTTCATCGCCGACAGTGAGAGCAGCACGGTGCGCAGCCTGGCCCTCAAGGACGGAGCGGTCAAGCTTGTGGTGGGCGGAGAGAGGGACCCTATG AATCTCTTTGCATTCGGCGACACAGACGGCAAAGGAGTGGACGCCAAGCTCCAGCATCCCCTGGGAGTGGCATGGAACGCTGGCGCCAACCTCCTGTACGTGGCCGACTCGTACAACCACAAG ATAAAGGTGTTGGACCCAAAGAGCAAGCAGTGCCGAACGCTTGCAGGTACCGGCGAGTCCAGCGACACCTTGGGACCCGGCTTCGCCGAGTCCACCTTCAACGAGCCGGGGGGACTGTGTGTCGGGGACGGCGGCAAGCTGCTGTACGTGGCCGACACCAACAACCACCAGATCAAGGTGCTGGACCTGCAGACCCAGACCGTGTCAGTG TTGCCTATTTTGTCTGGGGACGTGCCTGATGCCGcaagcagcagcaccaccaccaccgctgtCGCCCCTCCCAGGAAGACCCCCAAGCTGCCCAAGTCGGCGCCCGTGCTGGAGATGCACCCGCTGGCTGTGGCCCCTGGCCAGACCATCAGCATGGAGCTCAGCCTGGCACTGCCCGAGGGCACCAAACTGACCGAAGAGGCCCCCAGCTTCTGGAGCCTGTCTGCTGAAG GTAACGATTGGCTACTTCAGTCGCAGGCCGTCACCGGCGACATCTCCGACCTCTCCCAGCCCCTCTCTGTGCGCGTTGACGTTCCGGTCGCCGTGCCGACGACCTCCGGCCCCGACCCCACCCTGACCCTGACCGCCTGGGTGTACTGCTGCCTTAGCGAGGGCGGCGCCTGCATGATGAAGCCGGTGGCCTTCCGCGTGCCCCTGCGCCTGGACTCCGCCCCTCAGGAGGGTTCCGTGCCCGTCACGCTGGCCCACGCCTTCCAGAAGTAG